GTAAAAAGGGTATTGCCGGAAAGTGTGGTCTTTACTTATCAGGGAGACGGGGATTTGGCTTCTATCGGTATTGCGGAGGCAATTCATGCCGCTGCCCGGGGAGAAAGGGTTACTGTTATTTTTGTCAACAATACCTGCTACGGTATGACCGGCGGGCAGATGGCTCCTACCACCCTGGTGGGGCAGGTAACCACTACCTCTCCCCGAGGCCGAGAAGCGATGCACAGCGGTTATCCGGTAAGGGTTCCCGAAATGCTGGCTACACTGCAAGGGGCGGCCTACCTCAGCCGGGTTTCGGTGCACAACCCCGTACAAGTAAAGCGGGCCAAGGAAGCTGTTAAAAGGGCCTTTATCACCCAGCTAAAGGGTTTGGGTTTTTCGCTGGTAGAGGTACTTTCCACCTGCCCAACTAACTGGGGGCTGAGCCCCGTGGAAGCATTAAAATGGCTGGAGGAGAACATGATACCTCAGTTCCCGCTGGGTGAACTCAAGATAACGGAGGGGGTGGCATGATGCGCAAGTTTGGTTTGATAGTAGCGGGCTTTGGCGGCCAGGGCGTATTATTTGTGGGTCAGTTACTGGCTCACGCGGCCGTGATA
The sequence above is a segment of the Calderihabitans maritimus genome. Coding sequences within it:
- a CDS encoding thiamine pyrophosphate-dependent enzyme, which translates into the protein MKIVFQKPKALSAGRFHYCPGCTHGIIHRLVAEVIDELEIRERTVGIASVGCSVLAYNYFNVDMIQAAHGRAPAVATGVKRVLPESVVFTYQGDGDLASIGIAEAIHAAARGERVTVIFVNNTCYGMTGGQMAPTTLVGQVTTTSPRGREAMHSGYPVRVPEMLATLQGAAYLSRVSVHNPVQVKRAKEAVKRAFITQLKGLGFSLVEVLSTCPTNWGLSPVEALKWLEENMIPQFPLGELKITEGVA